In one Nocardioides luteus genomic region, the following are encoded:
- the gatB gene encoding Asp-tRNA(Asn)/Glu-tRNA(Gln) amidotransferase subunit GatB — MTETLVPFDEVLERYDPAFGLEVHVELNTNTKMFCGCPATFGGEPNSQVCPTCLGLPGSMPVVNAKAVESAIRIGLALNGSIAEWCRFARKNYFYPDMPKNFQTSQYDEPIVYDGYLDVEVEGETFRIEIERAHMEEDTGKTTHIGGATGRIHGADYSLVDYNRAGIPLIEIVTRPILGTGAKAPLVAKAYVAALREILLGLGVSDVRMDQGSMRCDVNLSLSPKGSDKLGTRTETKNVNSLRSVERAVRFEMSRHAGILDAGEAIFQETRHFHEDTGTTSAGRPKSDADDYRYFPEPDLVPVAPSREWVEELRGTLPEPPAEKRARLQAEWGYSDLEMRDVWAAGALTLIESTVAEGASAQAARKWWMAELSRAANDRGVELAEVGVTPAQVAEVQKLVDGGSLTDKLARQVFEGLLAGEGTVAEIVDARGLAVVSDDGALGAAVDEAIDAQPAVAEKIRGGNQAAAGALIGAVMKATGGKADAKRVRELILEKLA, encoded by the coding sequence ATGACGGAGACTTTGGTTCCGTTCGACGAGGTGCTGGAGCGCTACGACCCGGCCTTCGGGCTCGAGGTGCACGTCGAGCTCAACACCAACACCAAGATGTTCTGCGGCTGCCCGGCGACGTTCGGCGGCGAGCCCAACTCCCAGGTCTGCCCGACCTGCCTCGGCCTGCCCGGCTCGATGCCGGTCGTGAACGCCAAGGCCGTGGAGTCGGCGATCCGGATCGGGCTCGCGCTCAACGGGTCGATCGCGGAGTGGTGCCGGTTCGCCCGGAAGAACTACTTCTACCCGGACATGCCGAAGAACTTCCAGACCTCGCAGTACGACGAGCCGATCGTCTACGACGGCTACCTCGACGTCGAGGTCGAGGGTGAGACCTTCCGGATCGAGATCGAGCGCGCCCACATGGAGGAGGACACCGGCAAGACCACCCACATCGGTGGCGCCACCGGCCGCATCCACGGCGCCGACTACTCGCTGGTCGACTACAACCGCGCCGGCATCCCGCTGATCGAGATCGTCACCCGCCCGATCCTCGGCACCGGCGCCAAGGCGCCGCTCGTGGCCAAGGCCTACGTCGCCGCGCTGCGCGAGATCCTGCTCGGTCTGGGGGTCTCCGACGTACGCATGGACCAGGGCTCGATGCGCTGCGACGTCAACCTGTCGCTGTCCCCGAAGGGCTCCGACAAGCTCGGCACCCGCACCGAGACGAAGAACGTGAACTCGCTGCGCTCGGTCGAGCGGGCCGTACGTTTCGAGATGTCGCGCCACGCCGGGATCCTCGACGCGGGGGAGGCGATCTTCCAGGAGACCCGCCACTTCCACGAGGACACCGGGACCACCTCGGCCGGGCGGCCGAAGTCGGACGCCGACGACTACCGCTACTTCCCCGAGCCGGATCTCGTCCCGGTCGCGCCGAGCCGTGAGTGGGTCGAGGAGCTGCGCGGCACGCTGCCCGAGCCGCCCGCCGAGAAGCGCGCGCGGCTGCAGGCCGAGTGGGGCTACTCCGACCTGGAGATGCGTGATGTCTGGGCCGCCGGTGCGCTGACGCTGATCGAGTCGACCGTCGCCGAGGGGGCTTCCGCCCAGGCCGCGCGCAAGTGGTGGATGGCCGAGCTCTCCCGGGCCGCCAACGACCGCGGCGTCGAGCTGGCCGAGGTCGGGGTCACCCCCGCCCAGGTCGCCGAGGTGCAGAAGCTGGTCGACGGCGGCTCGCTGACCGACAAGCTCGCCCGCCAGGTCTTCGAGGGCCTGCTGGCCGGTGAAGGCACCGTCGCCGAGATCGTCGACGCCCGCGGCCTCGCGGTCGTCTCCGACGACGGTGCGCTCGGCGCAGCCGTCGACGAGGCGATCGACGCCCAGCCCGCTGTCGCCGAGAAGATCCGAGGCGGCAACCAGGCCGCGGCCGGTGCCCTCATCGGCGCGGTCATGAAGGCGACCGGCGGCAAGGCCGACGCCAAGCGCGTGCGCGAGCTGATCCTGGAGAAGCTGGCCTGA
- the gatA gene encoding Asp-tRNA(Asn)/Glu-tRNA(Gln) amidotransferase subunit GatA → MSDLILKTAAQLADALAAGETTSVELTQAHLDRIAAVDGDVHAFLHIDAEGALSQAAASDARRANGDALHALDGVPIAVKDVLTTTGLPTTCGSKILEGWVPPYDATVVKKIKAAGLPILGKTNMDEFAMGSSTEHSAYGPTKNPWKLDRIPGGSGGGSAAAVAAFEAPLALGTDTGGSIRQPGAVTGTVGVKPTYGSVSRYGLVALANSLDQVGPVTRTVLDSALLHELIGGHDPLDSTSTTTPVTGLVDAARAGATGDLKGVKVGVIKELAGEGWAPDVMAKFNESVDILTKLGADVVEVSTPSFQHAMAAYYLILPAECSSNLAKFDAMRYGLRVTPDGDPSAEDVMKASRDAGFGDEVKRRIILGTYALSSGYYDAYYGQAQKIRTLIIEDFKEAFEQVDVLVSPTSPSTAFPLGAKLDDPLAMYMQDLATIPANLAGTPGISVPAGVSDVDGLPVGVQLLAPVLEDARLYRVGAALEGAIGPVLSIDKLEVAR, encoded by the coding sequence GTGAGCGACCTGATCCTGAAGACGGCCGCGCAGCTGGCCGATGCCCTGGCCGCGGGCGAGACCACCTCGGTCGAGCTGACCCAGGCCCACCTCGACCGCATCGCCGCGGTCGACGGCGACGTCCACGCCTTCCTGCACATCGACGCCGAGGGCGCCCTGTCCCAGGCCGCCGCCTCCGACGCGCGCCGGGCCAACGGCGACGCGCTGCACGCTCTCGACGGCGTACCGATCGCGGTCAAGGACGTGCTGACCACCACCGGTCTGCCGACGACCTGCGGCTCCAAGATCCTCGAGGGCTGGGTCCCGCCCTACGACGCGACCGTGGTCAAGAAGATCAAGGCCGCGGGTCTGCCGATCCTGGGCAAGACCAACATGGACGAGTTCGCGATGGGCTCCTCGACCGAGCACTCGGCCTACGGCCCGACGAAGAACCCGTGGAAGCTCGACCGGATCCCCGGCGGCTCCGGCGGTGGCTCGGCCGCGGCCGTCGCGGCCTTCGAGGCGCCGCTGGCGCTCGGCACCGACACCGGTGGCTCGATCCGCCAGCCGGGTGCCGTCACCGGCACCGTCGGCGTGAAGCCGACCTACGGCTCGGTCTCCCGCTACGGCCTGGTCGCCCTGGCCAACTCGCTGGACCAGGTCGGTCCGGTGACCCGCACCGTCCTCGACTCGGCGCTCCTTCACGAGCTCATCGGCGGTCACGACCCGCTCGACTCCACCTCGACCACGACCCCGGTGACCGGGCTCGTCGACGCCGCCCGCGCGGGCGCGACCGGCGACCTGAAGGGCGTCAAGGTCGGCGTCATCAAGGAGCTGGCCGGCGAGGGCTGGGCGCCCGACGTGATGGCCAAGTTCAACGAGTCGGTCGACATCCTCACCAAGCTGGGTGCCGACGTCGTCGAGGTCTCCACCCCGAGCTTCCAGCACGCGATGGCGGCCTACTACCTGATCCTGCCGGCGGAGTGCTCCTCCAACCTGGCCAAGTTCGACGCGATGCGCTACGGCCTGCGGGTCACCCCCGACGGCGACCCGAGCGCCGAGGACGTGATGAAGGCCAGCCGCGACGCGGGGTTCGGCGACGAGGTCAAGCGCCGCATCATCCTCGGCACCTACGCGCTGAGCAGCGGCTACTACGACGCCTACTACGGCCAGGCGCAGAAGATCCGCACGCTGATCATCGAGGACTTCAAGGAGGCCTTCGAGCAGGTCGACGTGCTGGTCTCGCCGACGTCCCCGTCGACGGCGTTCCCGCTGGGCGCGAAGCTCGACGACCCGCTCGCGATGTACATGCAGGACCTGGCCACCATCCCGGCCAACCTGGCCGGCACGCCCGGCATCTCCGTCCCGGCCGGGGTCTCCGACGTGGACGGGCTGCCCGTCGGCGTACAGCTCTTGGCGCCGGTCCTGGAGGACGCCCGTCTCTACCGCGTCGGTGCCGCGCTCGAGGGCGCCATCGGTCCGGTGCTCTCGATCGACAAGCTGGAGGTGGCCCGATGA
- the gatC gene encoding Asp-tRNA(Asn)/Glu-tRNA(Gln) amidotransferase subunit GatC → MPEITRDEVAHLADLARIDLSDAELDHLAPQLQVILESVASIQGLAGDDVPATSHPLPLTNVFREDVVVPGLTPEQALSGAPSVEEQRFAVPRILGDEQ, encoded by the coding sequence ATGCCAGAAATCACCCGCGACGAGGTCGCGCACCTGGCCGACCTCGCCCGCATCGACCTCAGCGACGCCGAGCTCGATCACCTTGCCCCGCAGCTGCAGGTGATCCTCGAGTCCGTCGCCTCGATCCAGGGGCTTGCCGGCGACGACGTGCCTGCCACCTCCCACCCGCTTCCGCTGACCAACGTCTTCCGTGAGGACGTCGTCGTGCCCGGCCTGACGCCGGAGCAGGCGCTCTCCGGTGCGCCGAGCGTCGAGGAGCAGCGCTTCGCCGTGCCGAGGATCCTGGGGGACGAGCAGTGA
- a CDS encoding SigE family RNA polymerase sigma factor, translating into MARPPTQEQFDEFAQVAWPRLYRSAYLLVGDHASAEDLVQTALAKTYGNWGRVRTLEAAPAYARQVLFNTAMSWFRKASWNRERPTEVLPDLGHENDPTTRSVLLDAVAALPPRQRAVVVLRFYEDLDVRRTADLLGCTEGTVKSQTSFALDKLRTILGDPTLTLEATQ; encoded by the coding sequence ATGGCGAGACCCCCAACCCAGGAGCAGTTCGACGAGTTCGCCCAGGTCGCCTGGCCGCGGCTCTATCGTTCCGCCTACCTGCTCGTCGGGGACCACGCCAGTGCGGAGGACCTGGTCCAGACCGCACTGGCGAAGACCTACGGAAACTGGGGCCGGGTGCGCACGCTCGAAGCCGCCCCCGCCTATGCCCGACAGGTGCTGTTCAACACCGCGATGAGCTGGTTCCGGAAGGCATCGTGGAACCGCGAGCGGCCCACCGAGGTCCTCCCCGACCTCGGTCACGAGAACGATCCGACCACCCGCTCGGTGCTGCTCGACGCGGTCGCCGCGCTGCCCCCGCGGCAGCGCGCCGTCGTGGTCCTCCGCTTCTACGAGGACCTCGACGTACGCCGCACGGCCGACCTCCTCGGCTGCACGGAGGGCACGGTCAAGAGCCAGACCTCCTTCGCCCTCGACAAGCTCCGCACCATCCTCGGCGACCCGACTCTCACCCTGGAGGCGACCCAGTGA